Within the Taeniopygia guttata chromosome 1, bTaeGut7.mat, whole genome shotgun sequence genome, the region TGTTTTCAAATCACTTGTCTGTAAGCTGGTACTTGATGTTTCTGAAGGTTTATTACATACATCTTGCTTCTTGCAAGATGCTTCTTGCACATTTGTTCTCcttatttaaaatagaataCGGTGCAGATGGCAATGCTATGTGTATGCAGTTCTTTCCCTGCCACCTCTCTTCACTTCAGCACTGTTAACAAAAAGAATGTGAATCTTCGAGAATATTCTTCATTGCTGTTCTGACACttaatgttttcagaaaatatgaCTCAGAAAAATGAGTGAACAGGGCacagtgcttttcttttcctaaagaGGGGAAGATAATGCAAAATAGATAGGGCAAACATCAAGAGCAAGCTTCTATGCTAAGACTTTTAAAGGAGGTGTTACCTGCCTgaaatttttaatgcatttgcTGCCTCAGTTTATAAGACTTTATTATGCATGttgattttcttaaaaaaaaattctgttttaatacTGTAGCTAAGTTACTTTATGGCTTAATGTCTCCAAAACACTTATATGAAATAGGGAAAGACATTGCTTCAGAAAACTCATTGGAAAGAAGTATTTCAAGGACCATTAGCAATTTTTGATTTAGTAAACAAGGTTTGTGTATAAATATTTGGTTTGCAGAAAGTTGTAATCATCATCATTAAAGAATATAAACTAGAAAaggataaatataatttcagGAGTTTTTTGTAGGCCACAAGCTGGGTTaagttattttgaaataaactttTAAGTAGGTATCCAAACGTCTAAAGAGAAGGTAAAATAAATGTAGAAAGAGAACTGGATGTAAAGAAATCTATTCTCAGGTCTttgtttttttgtctgtgaaagGTTACCTCTTCAATTTTGCCTCTGCTGCTACAAAAAAGATATCTGAGTCTGTTgctgaaacagcacagacaataAAGAAGTCTgtagaagaaggaaaaattgaCAGTATCATCGATAAGGTAATTTATTTCTAGACACTTGATCTGAAATATCTGTTTGCTTGCCATTGTTACAACATGTGGCAAATCCGGCATTTGATAACATTTCTTTAAACTGTCTTCAGATATGTCTTTCAAGAAACTGTGCATCTCTTGTCATAATGAATGACGTGACTGAAATGTTTATTCATGGTAGAGTTTCCAAAAAACAGTCACCCTGCTTTTCTCAGTGCTTCATCTGTGTTTGTTCAGTTCCCTCGGGATGCTGATAGACTGGAGAAATACCAGAAGGAAATTTGAAAAATGCCAATGTAGGTGGAAGGGTGAAAGAATTTGAGACAGGCAATTGGGGAATGTCTGTCCCAAGATGTGTGGACTGGTTTCTTTTTGCCCCATGGTTTATTTAGTTTGAAAAAGGAATGAGGTAGCTTGCATCTTATAGGCACCTCTGTGCAGAAGTCAGATTTAGCTTGGTATTGTACATATTGTATCCGAGGACCCTAGGGGTATACAGGTACAGTTCCCTAAGAACCAGTGAGTGAATGAAACACCTTGTTACTGTCCTGTTCTTTTCCCCACCCTGACCCTGCCCTGTAGTTCTTACCCTCTGTTCCTGTTTGTCAGCTCCAGTTGCTTAACTTGGGCCAGCAAGTGTTCTTCCAGTGCTTTAAGCCACAAACctagcagaaggaaaagaaaagaagaaaaaaaaaaaaaaaaaaaaaggcagcaataaGTGCCAATAAGTGTTCTGTGGTTGCTCTTGAGAGGtctgggaagggaaagggaactGGTTGAaaccttttcctgctcctgtctCAGACATCCCTTCTGGGGAACTGCAGCATTGcctgcttatttttttaatacaacagAATCCTACTTCTTGATATAATTAGTGTTCATGTTGTCTTCcatcaaattaatttctgttatcatcacattttacatttttacattGTCTTCATATTTCATAGGCAGTTGTCTATATATAGAGATCTATTTCCTTCTACAGTAATATCAGAGTCTAATGTAATTTTGATATACATCAAAGGGGAACAATCAAGTAACAAGGTTATTTGTTAATTTAATACACTAATAATAATGCTTTTAAGAAACTGTAGCTAAGTACCTAAGCATATTTTatgccaaaaataaaattttctttctttctgtaaatGTTTTAGAGTAATATGAATTCCCTGTTTCAATTAATCAGTATTACATACAGGAGAAACAAGATTATACCTGTATCATCATGAAGCTTTCTTCTTACACCATATAAATTGTTTTATTCCATAATTGGAAGAaattaacataattttaaaCCAGAAGAAACCACAATAATCTTTTTGTATAACTGACACTACTATAGTTCTCTCACTGGTAGTAATCTTAATTTCAAATACTTGgttgctgaaggaaaaaaagtaagaaatttATCAGGATTTAGCTTGAAAACATCTGTGCATTTTGGCAACTTGTTAATCCATAGACCTCACTGTATAAAAGTTGTATTTTTGTGAGCGGTTTAAGTATTCATTTCTAGCGTCATCTTTTTTGCCTCTGCTTTCAAACAAAGAACATTTGCATTCTTAGTTCTAGATTATGGCATACCAAATTCTGAGACCattctccatttttaaattctaaattcAACATAGGATATTTctaaatatgatttttaaaatgaaaatttgtcaaCAACAGAAGTGGAGAAGTTACTTTGTTTCAGCTAAGCACATGTTCTGAAATGCAACTTTACAATTTTGATAGTCCAGTTTCTTGCCATGGATATATTTCTTAGGCAACTCTTGAAACTTCTGTAAGGCCAAGAGTATCTCTAAGTGTTAGtgctttaaaaacatgtttaaatAAATCTAAACAGTATGCATTGGCTGAATTTTATACAGTGAGACAGTAAGAGGATATGCATAGTATGCCAATTCAGACTATCAGCTAagattctcctttttttctgtgtcccCTGAAATTGATAAatctataaatataattttgaaagcATACAGAAtagttttaaatgcaaaatcaaATGTTTCAGTAAAAGGAAGTGTATGACTGACATGAGACACCTTTAACTAACAGGAAGGGCCACCATGTATATAAGAATATGCACAGGATTTGAAAGCACCTTCTGACTGAATGTAAAACAAGAGgagtggattttatttttttttttaaattgtggttccctaatttttattttagacaaTTATTGGAGATTTTCAGAAGGAACAGAAGAAATTTGTTCAAGAGCAGCAAACTAAAAAATCAGGTAATGGATGCTTTTCATGATGATGTCTAACATCCCATAAGTGAAACCTTGCTGAAGGCTGGATAATTGAGCTCTATCTAAAACTAATCTATCAGAACACTATTTAATGAAATACATTAAGTTATGACAGAACTTAATGCACATGGTGAAATAGGCAGATTCTATTTTTAAGTGAGGTTAGTGTTACGTTATGTAGTTGGTTTAGATTTGCTTTTTAACCAAATTCTTCTTTGTGAAATAAACTCAAAGATCACTATACTAGCAAAGTTGTTTTCTCACATTGTGTCTCATCATTgacttttatctttttaaatgtATTACCTGAATGCAATAATTTCTGACAGTTTGAGTATGTAGTGACTCTGTTAATCTTTAAAATGTGATGGTTTTAAATGGATtgtgataaaatatttaatggtgTTTTTAGTTAGTGTGTTAGTCTTGTTTCTACTTGCAAGATTGTTTATGGGATTGTTTTGActctatttctgttttgtctgttAGTAAACTTAGGAGTCTCTTAATGTATTTCTAAAAGTTCATGAAAATAGGTACCTAGATTGGCCAAAGGAGGAGTGACAGATGCCTGACTGAAAGAAGCATGAGCATCTGATGTGGAACCATGTGGGTGAAAGATCTTGCTGGTATCAGCTGCACAGGCAAATAAGTGTTTAATATTAGTTTAAGGGCACAAGAATTCTTTTTCTGCTACAGATGTGTCATAGTGTCTCTGTAGGCTGAATTTGCATTGACAGTGAAGAGATTGATAAATATCTGTACCTCTACAATAGTTTATTTTCCTCTCCCTACAGCCCAAGTACAGTTTGAAAGTATCTGCATAAGTATATAAAGCAGCTGAACTGGAGTAGGGTTACTCAGAGTATAACAGGTTGTAATTCATAACAAAATTTTAACATGTTTCTCCATTGTTAAAGAATTGGTGTCTTCTGGGTGTAAGTTACTTTGCAAACTTAATTTAGACAAAGTTTACATATTTTAAGTGGATCTGGAAATACTATTTGCAGGCACTTTAAACAGTTATACAGCACTACTTCAGTTGCTAAACTAAGAGGCACCAAATTCTGACTGATGCATGCTGCAAAGAAATCCCCACAGATCTATTTTTACAATTACAGAGATCATTAACTAGttagttgttgttttgttgttttgttttgtttttacttctGATAAGCAAATTTCTATTCCTAGGGTTTCCCTTATGCCATGGACTTAGTTTAGGAAAAAGTCACAATGACTTGGCCTACTGGTGTAGCTTACTTTTATGACATTGTTACCTTATGTAAGGTCTGTTATTTTGAGTGAGTTTTTTTCAAGTAATATACATGCAGTTATCTTCCTCCTTTCTACTAGAAGCAGCAGTGCCTCCCTGGGTAGACAGCAATGAAGAAGAGACAATTCAACAACAAATACTGGCTTTATCAGCAGTAAGTATTTCATTTCCTCTAAGATTTGAAATGTTCTCttggagaaattaaaactgCTGGGTTTTTAAAGTAAGTTTATTAAATTATGTgttttcaggatatttttgtCTGTCATGACACCAATCATGTGCAAGAGTAAATAGTTCTATCAGTTTCAACTTGAACCAAAGCAGAGCCTcaatatagtttttatttttagaaaggcTTTACAGATTGCTTTGCTGTTCCTGTGTGTGAAATGTGGTGTCCATTTTCTGATATCATTTAATGACTACAAATATGTTCTTCAAAGGATAAACGGAATTTTCTGCGGGATCCTCCAGCAGGTGTGCAGTTTCATTTTGACTTTGATCAAATGTACCCTGTTGCACTGGTCATGTTACAAGAAGATGAGCTTCTCAATAGGATGAGATTTGACCTTGTTCCCAAACAGTAAGTAATTTCTGCTGGTAACTGTACCATCGTGCTTTTAATGTGTCTGTAAAtactcataattttttttcctttcacttccTTCAGTTCTTTATGTTCTTCCTATGTGTATATACATTTTTATGCTAGTGTCTAACACATGCAGTATTGCATGTGCATTGCAGTTTAGTAATTTGAGGTAAGGAAAAAAGTATATCAGTGAGACAGAACTACTAATGACCTGTTGACTTAAGTATGGGAGAGGTCCTCAGTATTACCATGTCCAGTGTGCTAAATTTAATGATTATTTTTCCTCCAAAGAAAGGCAAAGGCAACAATCAAAATGTTCAGATCTGTTGGTATAACTGACATCCCAAAAAGGTGATTACAGATAGTCAGAGACCGCCCCTGGAGATATGGTAATAGAATGTGTCACAAAAAAGCAGCAATGCAAGCAAGAAAACTGGATTTGGATAGGAAATGAGAAAAGCTCTGTGTTGCAGAGCTTTATTCTGGAGCTGTTATTCCTTGTCCAGTCCTAGACTCTGTTCCTAATGCTTATTTCACAACTCAACTTTCTATTTAAGTGGGAGTTTCTAACATTAGTCTCCTTGTCTAAGgatgaaaagggaaagaaaatctcTCCTTGTGACATTCTGTCTTAAATCTCCTCCTTTTATAAACCTTCCCAGCTCCTCATTCTGTTTACCTTCTTCTCTGTTGTCTGAAGATCTGCCCATATTCTCTGATGCTGTCTTCAGCCTCTGGTCATGCTATCCTTGCCTTTTCTACCACAttgcttaatatttttttcacctgtTCTTAGTCTCAGTCACTGTTCACCTGAACAGGTGTGAAGGTAACTTCATTTTTTCTCAACCTACACAAGTTCCTCCCCCACAGATCTTGCTGTTTCTGTCTTCTGTTGCCTGTGGGTTAAAGTTGGGTCTTGTCTTTCTTGCTGGAGGAATTTCAGAGGGAAATGTTACCTGAGGCAGGGGATAGTCTCCTACTTACCAGAGCTTGCCATTTCCAAGATGGCAGTTTCTTGTTACTATAGATTCTGTTCATGTGCTGGAAGATGTGCAGATAGTGAAATAGTACTGCTGCAATCTAGGAATGGCTTCTGCCACCACAGATGTTCCAGTTCCCCCTGACGTTTAGGGAAGATGTAGACAAGTATAGTTTGACAATAATAGAGTGTTTGGCTTAGAGAGGAAGAGAACAGGGATGCTTGGCTTGTTGAGTTTGTTTACATAATTTTTCAGGAGAGATGGAACAGCATAATATTTTTCTATACCATGCATTACTGCATGTTGTTAAGCTTTTTCTAGAGCTATAACATTACTATTGTAGGTTCAAGTCAATTGCAAATGTCTTGTGAGAGATCAGGAACTTCTAAAATAATGGACTTTTTAGACTGTGTTAATGtcacaaatttcttttttaagatgTTACTTAAATATCAGCTATGTCTATTCCTCCTCTctgcatatttaattttatttcactgcttGATGGTAAAAGGAACCATATTCCAGATGTAATAATCAAAATCTGTTTGTTCTCTCTAGTGTAAAGGAGGAAGTGTTctggagaaattatttctacagGGTGTCCCTAATTAAACAGTCTGCACAACTCACAGCACTTGCAGCTCAACAGCAAGCagcaggaaaggaggagagCAAAGGCAGAGAAGAGGATAGTGAACTGAAAGGTATGGGAAACATTTGTTTTAGCATAGTTCATTAATTTAGTGAAATGCTATCTAAAATCgaaagaaaaaattttcaaaCAGGATTAAAATTGGTAACATAAAAGAGCAGTCTTTTAATGAAAGCCTTCAGTTGTACATATAATACCTATATTCATGTGCAGCACAAATTTTCACAATTTGTATAAGTTTAATTAATTAGCATGTCTAGCAAGTACATCCAATAGGGGAACAGTTGCCCTGTAACCCACCCTTGGATCTGCCCCATTGGAGCACCTCCAAGGATTCTTAGCCCTATATCTTGTTATATCTacaaagtattttattatttcagccCAGGTGCTAGTGCAAAACAGGATGTCCTTGTTAGAAActctttttcttgaaaataagaCCAAACAATTTCAAGAATGTGTCATAATATGTGAGAAAGGGTAACTACTGTTCTAAAGTGTGAGAAAGTGCTAAAAACTATACAGctgtatattaaaaatgtacaaagctacaaatatgttaaaaaagctaaaaatcttCAGGCATCAACAAACGCTCACTGTATACATCAGGTGCCATCACGTTTTTATGTTGGATTGCTTATTAAATCAGGGCCTCTCTCACCATACTTGGTGTCTTTCTGTGGACTGGGGAAGAGGAGGCTCCTGGTGCTTTTAAGCTGTTTTCCACTTTCAGCCATCTTTGTCAGAAGAGTGGAAGTCTCAAGGGGTGAAGTGTTGTACTTGGCTTATGGCAGGCAGCTCGTGACCATTAGTGTCTTAGGGTGTGATTTTTAACTTGTCACAAAGAAGTAGGAGATACCTTTGGTTTACTTGTTCAGACAACAGGTACTagccagcccagccagctgGCATATGGATTGCTTTTGAGTTTTGCTCATCCCTCATGCCAAACAGAAGTTAGTGAGTGATACAGGGGTAGAACTACTGTGGTGGTGAAGTGCAGGGTATGCAAAGGCCCATAATATATTGTGGAAACAGACAAAAAGGGGGGCAGGAGGCTACCTGGGATTCAGCCTTGAGATGAAAAAGCTGCTTCACAAAGGTGTTTTCAGTTACATTGATCTACAGGTAAATCTTACTGGCCCTCTTACAAACCACTGGACCTCTTTGCATGTTAACAGATTCTGCAAATAGGAATCTGTGGCTTAAAGAGTATAGAGTAGTTAGTTACTGGCAGAAACACAAAAGATAACCAGTAGCTCATTAAATCTTAGCCTAACTTATGTACACCCACCACCCCAATAAGACACCTGAAGGATCTTGGCAGGCTGGGTAGGGATTGGGCAGAATGAGAAAGTATTTTCTGCCTCTTGGAATGGTTCTCATATCCCCAATATCAATGAATTGTCATCCATGAAGTCCAGTAATACTTATGTCCTGTTGACACTGTTGGCCTGACTGACAGGTGATTGCTGCCAAGTTAACTTGTTGTTCTACTTTTTTGAATATAATATCTTTCCATATAggtatttttcctcttgaatCACCTTTCTTATTCTTTTTACTGACTTTTTCACATGTCTTTTGCACAGCTTAGTAGTCTTCTGCACTGAGCTAAGGTTACTCAGTTGGGCTTAGCTGCCCGTCCAAGGAGCAGAACTTTGGGGTGAAGGGGAGGTTACAGATGGAATTACAAAGCTGGGCTCCCATGTTGCCTATGTGCCTTTGTTGTCAGTTTGTCTCATGCTTCTCATTAGGTTTTGTTTGAAGTGTGCCTGTGTCAGCCTAGGCAGGGTCCCCATATAGAGTGGAAAAAGTAGTTTTCTCTGAGTAGATTTTGTAGTAGCCTGTCCTGTCAGCATTGTCATCCAAGCAATGCTGACAGAACAGGCGACTCCAGAATATACTGTAGACCAAGAGGCACCAATTCCCACTAGTTTTATTCAGGACAGTTGTTTACTGTCCCAAAACTATGGCTGTTTTAACTGGTGTCTCAGCTTTACAGGAGAGATGGCATCCGATCTATTGAACAACAAAAATGTTATGTTTGAGTCATCCAAACCCTTGGAAAGTACCATTCACTAAAAGTGAAAGGTGCTGGATTCTAGTAAAATTCCCATTGTGACTAAAGCAAAACATaccttcattaaaaaaaaaaaaaaaccaacaaaaacctcCATTGTCTTTTGGCCTGTTGCAGCTCTTCTACAGTTCAAACCAGCAGTATTTTATATGCAGATAGAGTTACTAATGGCTGCCTGTTGTGAAATGGCAAAGTTACATGTACCAGACTGTAGTAAATGCATGTTTTGTTTGACTCAGAAATTGCATAGATTTGGGAAGGTCTGAATCATATGTGTTATTTTTGGTTTAAGTAACCTTTTTGAAAGTTTGATTCCCTAATTGGAAGCTAAAACTGGAAGTAATTGCCTGTTGGTTGTTCTTCATAATGTTCAGGGTTTGTTCTTAAAGCTGAGTGTCTATAAAATACAATTGTTAGCCTTCCATTTCTGTGTCTCCTTCTTAGCTACTATTTTCAGAAAGTTAAATGAGCGTGGTTGATGtgaaaggagaagaaacaaATGGAAGACATTCCACATTCTAGTGTAAAGGCTACATAAGATCTATAAAAAAATGCCAAGTTGTAGCCCTTCTCTAGGTATTGGTAGCTCTGTAGTTAGGGAGTAAGTCACCTTGGGATGGGAGCACACTGCAGTGGAGGAGATGATGCCAGGCCAGTAGTCCAGAATGGTGCTTATGCTGCATCAGTCGCACCTGACGGGGCACGgcccagtgcagagcagctgtgtcACTGCCTGAGAGCAGCAGGTGGGGTCTGAGGCACCTCTCTTGAGCAGCAAACAGTTACTGCCATGTCCTACAGCTTCCCCAAGCAGGGAATGCTGGAGCCTCTTTGGCTGAAGTGTTGGGTGCAGTGAGAGATCCTCTGGAGATAGGAAAGTGAAAGAGAGAAGATGGGACAGAGCAGTGGGCATTGAGTAAATGAGCTATAAAAGCAGGGACAGCTACCAGTTagggaattattttaattaaaactgaccttaattttaaaaattaaacacaaagaATCAGAAATTGCTAAGTTAGCAGGAAGGATCCAGCTGGGCATCCTgtagaaagcagagctgcaagctCAGAGCTGCTTTGCATGTTAAGGCAAAGAGAACTGCTAAGCAAGCACTTGATCACTACCACAGCCTCCCCTGAATGTTAACTGTTCTTGCAGCCACCTGGCTCTTCGTTGTAACTCTTCTCCCCTCAGAGTTGCACAAGGGAAAAAGTTTTCCCTTTACCTGCCAGGGAAAAGATCTTGTAAACAATTGTTGTCTTCCTCACACCATGCTCTAAATACAGAACACCAAGGTTTTTTAAGAAATCAAGACCATCTTCTAGGGTTTGTTTCTCAGAGACTTCCTTTGGCTGTGTGAAAGGTCAGGCTGCAGAGCACTGTTCCCATGTGCCCTTAAGGGTGTGCATAATACGTGTGCAGTCTCGTCTGCCCAAGAGCTGACTGGCACCCATACGAGCAATAGAACCCAGCCAGGGGAGTTTGAAAACTTCTGTGATAGACAGTGACTGGATTTCATTACCAAGTCTAtgcatttgtaattttaaagaTCTTGGGATGTCATTTCGAGGGTCAGAGGGATCCTGTCTATTAAGTTTGGAGCCATAATGAGGAAATGGCTTGCTAAATTTGTCTTAATTAAGAATAGaaaattgttttgctttgtttttgaaaattattcacCTGTGGCTAAATTCAGCCTTTAACCGCAATGATTCcttaaaatacagtatttccTTGTATATTTAACAGCTatacaaattaaattatatttttatatatttaaatgttatctaccttttttttttcccttgatagAAACAGTACGGCCAAAAACACCGCCTGTTACAATAAAGCCTCAAATAAAATCACAAGAGGTAAAAATGCTGTTATATTTTATCTGCGATTTAGTATGTGAAGCAGTTCCTTAAAAAGTAATTATGCATCTTT harbors:
- the SYAP1 gene encoding synapse-associated protein 1, whose protein sequence is MLRGLGSWLGLQRAGEEALLPAGHGSGPAEQEQEHEEEEEAGPAGQERGELQGDSEALLSQAKGFGSYLFNFASAATKKISESVAETAQTIKKSVEEGKIDSIIDKTIIGDFQKEQKKFVQEQQTKKSEAAVPPWVDSNEEETIQQQILALSADKRNFLRDPPAGVQFHFDFDQMYPVALVMLQEDELLNRMRFDLVPKHVKEEVFWRNYFYRVSLIKQSAQLTALAAQQQAAGKEESKGREEDSELKETVRPKTPPVTIKPQIKSQEDEEEISTSPGVSEFVSDAFDTCNLNQEDLRKEMEQLVLDKKKEASVVEEETADWEKELQQELQEYEVVTDSEKRDENWDKEIEEMLQEEN